In one Catenovulum adriaticum genomic region, the following are encoded:
- the cysB gene encoding HTH-type transcriptional regulator CysB: MKLQQLRYIVEVVNHNLNVSATAESLYTSQPGISKQVRMLEDELGVQIFGRSGKHLTHVTSAGQEIINISREMLSKVESIKAVSREHTLPDQGKLNIATTHTQARYALPQVISGFMKKYPKVSLHMHQGTPAQISDAAAKGDADFAIATEALHLYNDLIMLPCYHWNRSVVVNRDHPLATKKQITLEDVAKYPIVTYVFGFTGRSELDSAFSKTNLDPKIVFTATDADVIKTYVRMGVGIGVMATMAVDKKNDQDLVAIDASHLFKPSTTKIGFRKGTFLRYYMYDFIERFAPHLTRDIVDKAIMLKNADEIDELFKGFKLPVR, encoded by the coding sequence ATGAAACTACAACAGCTGAGATATATTGTCGAAGTTGTTAATCACAATCTGAACGTATCGGCAACTGCAGAAAGCCTATATACATCTCAACCTGGGATTAGCAAGCAAGTTAGAATGTTAGAGGATGAACTCGGAGTTCAAATTTTCGGCCGCAGTGGTAAACATTTAACGCATGTGACATCTGCAGGCCAAGAAATTATTAATATTTCACGGGAAATGTTATCTAAAGTCGAAAGCATTAAAGCCGTTTCAAGAGAGCATACCTTACCTGACCAAGGTAAATTAAATATAGCGACGACTCATACTCAAGCGCGTTACGCTTTACCGCAAGTCATTAGCGGTTTTATGAAAAAATATCCCAAAGTGTCTTTACATATGCATCAAGGCACACCTGCACAAATAAGCGATGCTGCTGCCAAAGGCGATGCAGATTTTGCGATTGCAACTGAAGCATTGCATTTATATAACGACTTGATAATGCTGCCTTGCTACCATTGGAATCGCAGCGTGGTTGTTAATCGAGATCACCCTTTGGCGACTAAAAAGCAAATTACTTTGGAAGATGTGGCTAAATATCCGATTGTTACCTATGTATTTGGTTTTACTGGTCGTTCTGAATTAGATAGCGCTTTTAGTAAAACAAATTTAGACCCGAAAATTGTATTTACCGCAACTGATGCTGATGTGATTAAAACTTATGTCAGAATGGGTGTAGGAATAGGGGTAATGGCGACAATGGCGGTAGATAAGAAAAATGATCAAGATTTAGTTGCGATAGATGCATCGCATTTATTTAAGCCTAGCACGACCAAAATTGGTTTTAGAAAAGGCACCTTTCTTCGTTATTACATGTATGACTTTATTGAGCGCTTTGCGCCGCATTTAACTCGGGATATTGTTGATAAAGCCATTATGCTAAAAAATGCAGATGAGATTGACGAGTTATTCAAAGGTTTTAAATTACCTGTGCGCTAG
- a CDS encoding tetratricopeptide repeat-containing response regulator, which yields MSTINRYIDKTFLIVDDFTEFRSSLKNMLVGLGAKSIDAAANAEQAIGLYKQKRHDILLCDYNLGDESQDGQQLLESLTYREILRKDTIFIMVTAENSMEVVMGAIEFKPDDYLTKPFTKQALKTRLDKVYEKKQALRPLLSLLNKQNHIEAIDACDELIKARCKYMSSCLQIKGDCLLRIGDYSSALQVFTNVIKQRALLWALMGYAKAAIGLGQYQDAIEYLDKIYQLNPHAAIALDLKAETLMNLGEDTKACEIIAQSCILSPKSITRFRHQGDLAIKLNNPLLALQSYKKVIQLSKNSISAHEEDILKLLNTLSTCIYLANGSQINKLKTELQNLLKTYRHSYKDNAQMMIALEIINAIYWHKQQNQEKSHSSLSNMSQNLASISNGGRCFLRDQFAFLQTFYPELIQNSVQIVEFCKAQSITAITPVNVLKSNQLFERGLHTYEQGKTYQALNYLINAYTYSNNNITIALLLMSALTQQIKLDGPKHQYMKLIEMCVRTLKYLEPSDQRFTLFRQNLKSIKTILASE from the coding sequence ATGAGTACCATAAACCGTTATATAGACAAAACATTTTTAATTGTGGATGATTTTACTGAATTTCGTTCATCGCTTAAAAATATGTTAGTGGGCCTAGGGGCTAAGTCAATAGATGCAGCTGCTAATGCTGAACAAGCTATTGGCTTATATAAGCAAAAACGTCACGATATTCTACTTTGTGATTATAATTTAGGTGACGAAAGCCAAGACGGTCAACAGTTATTAGAATCATTAACTTACCGCGAAATTTTAAGAAAAGACACGATATTTATAATGGTAACCGCGGAAAATTCAATGGAGGTGGTGATGGGCGCAATTGAATTTAAACCGGATGATTATTTAACTAAACCTTTTACCAAACAAGCATTAAAAACTCGATTAGATAAAGTTTATGAAAAAAAACAAGCGTTGCGCCCCCTGCTATCGTTATTAAACAAACAAAATCACATCGAGGCTATAGACGCATGTGATGAACTCATTAAAGCACGCTGTAAATATATGAGTAGTTGCCTTCAAATTAAAGGGGATTGTTTGTTACGCATCGGCGATTATAGTTCTGCCCTTCAGGTATTTACCAATGTGATCAAACAAAGAGCATTATTATGGGCTTTAATGGGTTACGCTAAAGCTGCTATAGGCCTAGGGCAATACCAAGATGCGATTGAATATTTAGATAAAATTTATCAACTCAATCCACATGCCGCGATTGCACTTGATTTAAAAGCCGAAACATTAATGAATTTAGGCGAAGATACTAAAGCATGTGAAATAATTGCACAATCATGTATTTTAAGCCCTAAATCGATAACTAGATTTCGTCATCAAGGCGACCTAGCCATCAAATTAAATAATCCCTTATTAGCACTACAAAGCTATAAAAAAGTCATTCAACTTAGCAAAAATTCAATATCAGCTCACGAAGAAGATATATTAAAATTACTCAATACGCTCTCAACCTGTATTTATTTGGCGAACGGCAGTCAAATCAATAAATTAAAAACAGAATTACAAAATTTACTTAAAACTTATCGCCATTCCTATAAAGACAACGCTCAAATGATGATCGCGCTGGAAATAATTAATGCAATATATTGGCACAAACAACAAAACCAAGAAAAAAGTCATTCAAGCTTATCAAATATGAGCCAAAATTTAGCAAGTATCAGTAATGGTGGCCGATGCTTTTTACGAGACCAATTTGCTTTTTTACAAACTTTCTATCCTGAACTAATCCAAAATTCAGTACAAATAGTTGAGTTTTGCAAAGCCCAATCCATTACCGCCATTACGCCAGTAAACGTGCTAAAATCAAATCAGTTATTTGAAAGAGGTTTGCATACTTATGAGCAAGGTAAAACCTACCAAGCTTTAAATTATTTAATCAATGCCTACACATATTCAAATAACAATATTACGATTGCTTTATTATTAATGTCGGCACTCACACAACAAATTAAATTAGATGGCCCTAAGCATCAATACATGAAATTAATTGAAATGTGCGTGAGAACATTAAAATATCTAGAGCCGTCAGATCAAAGGTTTACCTTGTTTAGACAAAATTTAAAATCAATAAAAACAATATTAGCGAGTGAATAA
- a CDS encoding sensor histidine kinase, which produces MKNSLCLLLQSIDELSDKAKKNNDSSTHELAKLHYEASRLNSNLLQMLSLYRAEKQQLPVNIDEYYIIDILDEIITKNQIYLDNKRISVKLDVADELYWYLDIDLISNLLNDVFINAMRYTKDQICIQAEIQNSRLVLCINDNGDGYCESMLQQNDLSMQALNLSAGHTGLGLFFAKIIADAHQTDGKSGDISLQNGGLLGGSLFKLTLP; this is translated from the coding sequence ATGAAAAACTCATTATGTTTATTGCTACAATCAATTGATGAACTAAGTGATAAAGCAAAAAAAAATAATGATAGTTCAACCCATGAATTAGCCAAGCTACATTACGAAGCATCTCGTTTAAATTCAAATTTATTACAAATGCTCAGTTTATATAGAGCCGAAAAGCAGCAACTCCCAGTCAATATTGATGAATATTATATAATCGATATTTTGGATGAAATAATCACTAAAAATCAGATTTATCTAGATAATAAAAGAATCAGCGTGAAATTAGACGTTGCCGACGAGTTATATTGGTACTTAGATATTGATCTTATTTCTAATCTACTAAATGATGTGTTTATCAATGCGATGCGATATACCAAGGATCAAATTTGTATTCAAGCTGAAATACAAAATTCAAGATTGGTGCTTTGCATCAACGATAACGGCGATGGCTACTGTGAGTCTATGCTCCAACAAAATGATTTAAGCATGCAAGCACTTAATTTATCCGCTGGTCACACAGGTTTAGGTTTATTTTTTGCGAAAATTATTGCCGATGCTCACCAAACAGATGGAAAAAGTGGCGACATTAGTTTGCAAAATGGCGGGCTGCTCGGTGGAAGTCTATTTAAACTGACATTGCCTTAA
- the topA gene encoding type I DNA topoisomerase translates to MGKSLVIVESPAKAKTINKYLGSNYIVKSSVGHVRDLPTSSKGKSTLTADTKKMTAEEKAAFKKKKEKAALVARMGVDPENNWQAEYDILPGKEKVVAELQKLAKNADTVYLATDLDREGEAIAWHLREIIGGDDDKYKRVVFNEITKKAIKEAFSQPDELNIDRVNAQQARRFLDRVVGFMVSPLLWKKVARGLSAGRVQSVAVRLVVEREQEIKAFVPEEYWEVKADTQTKGKVDLQLDVAKQAGKSFRPTNKAQTDAALATLKSANYEVSDCETRPTSSKPSAPFITSTLQQASSTRLGYGVKKTMMLAQRLYEAGYITYMRTDSTNLSSEAVATCRDYISDNYGAKYLPESANTYGSKENAQEAHEAIRPSSVTVVADMVDGVDADAKKLYELIWRQFVACQMTPAKYNASTITVKADEFELKAKGRVLVFDGWTKAQPPASKKGAQDQLLPDVKVGELLNLVELNPSQHFTKPTARYSEAALVKELEKRGIGRPSTYAAIISTIQDRGYVRLESKRFYAEKMGEIVTDRLVNNFDDLMSFDFTANMEKHLDEVAQGSLDWINLLDKFYAGFSHQLNKAEQGVEEGGMRPNQPIPVDIDCPECGRHMTIRTASTGVFLGCSGYALPPKERCTKTMNLTSGEEAVDANDDEAETNALRAKRRCTKCGTAMDSYLIDTERKLHVCGNNPTCDGYEIEKGQFKIKGYDGPVIECDKCGSDMQLKNGRFGKYFGCTNDECKNTRKLLRSGQPAPPKEDPVHLPELPCEKSDAYFVLRDGASGIFMAAHNFPKSRETRAPKVEELKRFKDRISDKFKYLADAPEKDPMGNLAIIKFSRKNKEQYVASEMDGKASGWVAHYVDGKWVADDSKMKKPKK, encoded by the coding sequence GGCAAATCGACCCTGACCGCCGATACAAAAAAAATGACAGCTGAAGAAAAAGCCGCTTTTAAAAAGAAAAAAGAAAAAGCCGCTTTAGTCGCAAGAATGGGGGTAGACCCTGAAAATAACTGGCAAGCAGAATACGATATTTTGCCGGGGAAAGAAAAAGTTGTCGCAGAATTACAAAAGCTAGCCAAAAACGCTGATACCGTCTATCTCGCAACGGATTTGGATAGAGAAGGGGAGGCTATTGCTTGGCACCTTCGTGAAATTATTGGTGGTGACGATGATAAATACAAACGTGTTGTATTTAACGAAATCACAAAAAAAGCGATTAAAGAAGCTTTTTCACAACCCGATGAGCTCAACATTGACCGAGTTAATGCCCAACAAGCACGTCGCTTTTTAGATCGTGTGGTTGGTTTTATGGTGTCGCCATTGTTATGGAAAAAAGTCGCCAGAGGGTTATCCGCCGGGCGGGTTCAATCAGTTGCCGTTAGATTAGTGGTAGAGCGCGAGCAAGAAATTAAAGCCTTTGTGCCGGAAGAGTATTGGGAAGTTAAAGCGGATACTCAAACTAAAGGCAAGGTTGACTTACAATTAGATGTGGCTAAACAAGCGGGTAAATCGTTCAGACCAACCAATAAAGCCCAAACTGATGCCGCACTGGCCACGTTAAAATCAGCAAATTATGAAGTTAGTGATTGTGAAACTCGGCCAACTTCTAGTAAGCCAAGTGCCCCTTTTATTACTTCAACATTGCAACAGGCATCCAGCACACGTTTAGGTTACGGTGTTAAAAAAACCATGATGTTGGCTCAGCGGCTTTATGAAGCGGGTTATATCACCTATATGCGTACAGACTCAACTAATTTGAGTTCAGAGGCTGTTGCAACTTGTCGTGATTATATTAGCGATAATTATGGTGCTAAGTATCTACCAGAATCTGCCAATACGTATGGCAGTAAAGAAAATGCGCAAGAGGCGCATGAAGCAATACGTCCTTCTTCGGTCACTGTCGTGGCGGATATGGTTGATGGCGTAGATGCAGATGCTAAAAAATTATATGAGCTCATCTGGCGCCAATTTGTTGCCTGTCAGATGACACCGGCTAAATATAACGCGAGTACCATTACGGTTAAAGCGGACGAGTTTGAATTAAAAGCAAAAGGCCGAGTATTGGTGTTTGATGGTTGGACAAAAGCACAGCCACCAGCCAGCAAAAAAGGCGCACAGGATCAGCTTTTACCAGATGTTAAAGTAGGCGAACTATTAAATTTAGTTGAGCTTAACCCGTCACAACATTTTACTAAACCAACCGCTCGCTATAGTGAAGCAGCTTTGGTTAAAGAACTTGAAAAACGCGGCATCGGCCGACCTTCAACTTATGCTGCTATTATTAGTACCATTCAAGACAGAGGGTATGTACGCTTAGAAAGCAAACGTTTTTATGCTGAAAAAATGGGTGAAATCGTCACGGATCGACTAGTCAATAATTTTGATGACTTAATGAGTTTTGATTTTACCGCAAACATGGAAAAGCATTTAGATGAAGTCGCGCAAGGTTCACTTGACTGGATTAACTTACTAGACAAGTTTTATGCAGGATTTAGTCATCAACTAAATAAAGCAGAGCAAGGGGTTGAAGAAGGCGGAATGCGGCCGAATCAACCGATACCTGTTGATATTGATTGCCCTGAATGTGGGCGGCATATGACGATTAGAACTGCTTCTACTGGGGTTTTTCTTGGCTGTTCAGGTTATGCACTGCCGCCAAAAGAGCGCTGCACAAAAACCATGAATTTAACCTCAGGTGAAGAAGCGGTTGATGCAAACGATGATGAAGCTGAAACGAATGCTCTGCGTGCAAAACGTCGCTGTACAAAATGTGGCACTGCGATGGACAGTTATTTAATTGATACTGAGCGTAAATTGCATGTGTGTGGTAATAACCCAACATGTGATGGTTACGAAATAGAAAAAGGCCAGTTTAAAATTAAAGGTTATGATGGACCCGTTATTGAATGCGATAAATGTGGTTCAGACATGCAACTTAAAAATGGTCGATTTGGTAAATATTTTGGCTGCACCAACGATGAGTGTAAAAATACGCGTAAATTGCTCCGTAGCGGACAACCTGCGCCGCCAAAAGAAGATCCTGTTCATTTACCAGAGTTACCATGCGAAAAGTCTGACGCTTATTTTGTGTTGCGAGACGGCGCGTCTGGTATTTTTATGGCTGCTCATAACTTTCCTAAATCTCGTGAAACCAGAGCACCTAAAGTAGAAGAGTTAAAACGTTTTAAAGATAGGATTTCGGATAAATTTAAATATTTAGCCGATGCGCCAGAAAAAGATCCAATGGGTAATTTAGCTATTATTAAGTTTAGCCGTAAAAACAAAGAGCAATATGTGGCGTCTGAAATGGATGGTAAAGCATCTGGATGGGTGGCTCATTATGTAGACGGCAAATGGGTGGCTGATGATTCTAAGATGAAAAAACCTAAAAAATAA